In Ruminococcaceae bacterium BL-6, a genomic segment contains:
- a CDS encoding exported protein of unknown function (Evidence 5 : Unknown function), translating into MGRMKKIVSFALSAALLSSVAITGASAAGAAYVKSDTTTNLTMQQGAVYQFKLTPVNTKQAVLISGNGKSIQVLSSKKTGNDYFVTIKAIGANGQSTGIYIGPTQKTAKRQLIVTIGASQNSLSGALPTTVSSISSVPSSPKPSTPTKVGSYGIIEAKDSRVHTEVGVLFPLQTTYNSASTYTEHRDNINLNLVGCDIIGSGFVKSGDGSNAFVRFIPKNGKLALEISAWRKSKDDNSDAAILNGALSAMVYLARSKPAGEALWAWHDAFSINGGHVDTKSYGFIDNPDGTITYKGTSNKIKIEFNPSDITFLFY; encoded by the coding sequence ATGGGACGAATGAAGAAAATAGTCAGTTTTGCATTGTCGGCTGCCCTGTTATCGTCGGTAGCAATTACAGGCGCTTCCGCGGCGGGTGCAGCCTATGTTAAATCCGACACGACTACAAATTTGACCATGCAGCAGGGGGCCGTTTATCAGTTCAAACTGACACCCGTCAACACGAAACAGGCCGTGCTTATTTCAGGCAATGGAAAAAGTATTCAGGTGCTCTCTTCTAAAAAAACAGGGAACGATTATTTCGTGACAATCAAGGCAATCGGTGCAAATGGGCAGAGCACGGGTATCTATATCGGCCCTACTCAAAAAACGGCGAAAAGGCAATTAATCGTTACAATAGGAGCTTCTCAAAACAGTTTATCAGGCGCATTACCAACGACTGTTTCTTCAATTTCTTCGGTTCCTTCTTCTCCTAAACCATCAACTCCAACAAAAGTTGGCTCTTATGGTATCATAGAAGCTAAAGATTCAAGGGTTCATACTGAAGTTGGAGTATTGTTCCCACTCCAGACAACCTATAACTCGGCTTCTACGTATACTGAGCATAGAGATAATATCAATTTAAATTTAGTAGGATGCGATATAATTGGCAGTGGTTTTGTTAAGAGTGGAGACGGTAGTAATGCATTTGTTAGATTCATCCCGAAAAATGGAAAGCTTGCACTGGAAATAAGCGCATGGCGTAAATCTAAGGATGACAACAGTGATGCTGCTATTCTTAACGGAGCGTTGTCTGCCATGGTCTATCTAGCAAGGTCAAAACCTGCTGGAGAAGCTTTGTGGGCATGGCATGATGCTTTTAGCATCAATGGTGGACACGTGGATACAAAAAGCTACGGGTTCATTGATAACCCTGATGGGACAATAACCTATAAGGGAACAAGCAATAAAATAAAAATTGAATTTAATCCGTCTGATATTACGTTTTTATTTTATTAA
- a CDS encoding protein of unknown function (Evidence 5 : Unknown function) has protein sequence MGWRGGRMIRGRIPHFGDMAPDILSAALCERVDGVRGIADMLGYVILFYDNPLLDIGFQTVLCDDAGDLLLAQMLAAVESGQDLLIPCV, from the coding sequence GTGGGCTGGCGCGGAGGACGAATGATAAGGGGCCGTATTCCGCATTTTGGAGATATGGCACCTGATATATTGTCTGCCGCTCTTTGTGAGCGCGTAGACGGGGTGCGCGGAATCGCCGACATGCTTGGGTATGTAATTCTGTTTTACGACAATCCCCTGCTTGATATAGGATTTCAGACGGTTCTTTGTGACGATGCTGGTGATCTGCTGCTGGCTCAAATGCTGGCAGCAGTAGAAAGCGGACAGGATCTTCTGATCCCTTGCGTTTAA
- a CDS encoding Recombinase XerC codes for MDDELKTVYREFLNNMRAEKDASESTISSYSTDYKTFQKFLQLQGIEPRLQTITTRDLRKYVNYLKIGKEYSNGTVRRKIHSLSSFFKFSLEMEYIDKNPMLPIHAPRLEERLPIFISENDLRKLLEAPQKYARFHSHINRDRAMMGLLIYTGARKSEVLNLNWGDIDFREEIVHIRQGKGRKDREIPLMEPLAMILLDYYNERHPKMDEPILLSDCHERLSKTAFQTLFKRYLIKCGLGNKHYTIHKCRHSFATLLYENGVDLLAIQKMLGHRDLNSTKIYTHLTNAHMKEEVKKFPKIISV; via the coding sequence ATGGACGACGAACTGAAAACTGTTTACAGGGAATTTCTAAACAACATGCGGGCGGAAAAAGACGCGAGCGAATCTACTATCTCAAGTTACAGCACAGATTATAAGACATTTCAAAAGTTTTTGCAACTCCAAGGCATTGAACCTCGGCTGCAGACAATTACGACACGCGACCTAAGGAAGTACGTCAATTACCTGAAAATCGGAAAGGAATACTCTAACGGGACGGTACGAAGGAAAATACACTCCCTGTCCAGCTTTTTTAAATTTTCGTTGGAGATGGAGTATATTGATAAAAACCCCATGCTGCCAATCCACGCCCCACGGCTGGAAGAACGCTTACCTATTTTTATCAGCGAAAATGATCTGCGCAAGCTCCTTGAAGCCCCCCAAAAATACGCCCGTTTTCATTCCCACATAAACCGCGACCGTGCCATGATGGGGCTGTTAATTTACACGGGCGCACGAAAATCCGAAGTCTTAAATCTCAATTGGGGCGATATCGATTTCAGGGAGGAAATCGTCCACATTCGACAGGGCAAAGGAAGAAAAGACCGTGAAATTCCTTTAATGGAACCGTTGGCAATGATTTTATTGGACTATTACAATGAGCGCCATCCAAAAATGGACGAGCCAATTTTACTGTCGGATTGTCATGAAAGGCTTTCAAAAACAGCTTTTCAAACCCTATTTAAACGATACCTGATAAAATGCGGATTAGGGAACAAACACTACACCATCCATAAATGCCGTCATTCTTTCGCTACGCTTCTTTATGAGAACGGCGTAGACCTTTTAGCGATTCAGAAAATGCTGGGCCACCGCGACCTGAACAGCACAAAAATATATACTCACCTGACAAACGCTCACATGAAAGAGGAGGTCAAAAAGTTCCCGAAGATTATATCGGTATAA
- a CDS encoding protein of unknown function (Evidence 5 : Unknown function) has product MPRRKSYIKQLNARDQKILSAFYCCQHLSQQQITSIVTKNRLKSYIKQGIVVKQNYIPKHVGDSAHPVYALTKSGRQYIRCHISKMRNTAPYHSSSAPAHNIRLSEIYLSETKNENAQWLTERDLQQLFLDTIQGREDERELLDALRTHTLSPPDGAVLCNGEVTLIEIVSVNYSQEEISAKQTYSDYMSMPIEFYRV; this is encoded by the coding sequence ATGCCGCGCAGAAAATCATACATCAAACAATTAAACGCAAGGGATCAGAAGATCCTGTCCGCTTTCTACTGCTGCCAGCATTTGAGCCAGCAGCAGATCACCAGCATCGTCACAAAGAACCGTCTGAAATCCTATATCAAGCAGGGGATTGTCGTAAAACAGAATTACATACCCAAGCATGTCGGCGATTCCGCGCACCCCGTCTACGCGCTCACAAAGAGCGGCAGACAATATATCAGGTGCCATATCTCCAAAATGCGGAATACGGCCCCTTATCATTCGTCCTCCGCGCCAGCCCACAATATCAGGTTATCGGAAATCTATTTGTCCGAAACCAAAAACGAGAACGCGCAGTGGCTGACGGAACGGGATTTGCAGCAATTATTTCTTGATACCATACAGGGGCGGGAAGATGAGCGCGAATTGCTGGACGCTCTCCGCACGCATACCCTTTCTCCGCCAGACGGGGCAGTCCTCTGTAATGGGGAAGTGACTTTAATTGAAATCGTGTCCGTGAATTACAGTCAGGAAGAGATTTCGGCAAAGCAAACTTATAGCGATTATATGTCAATGCCGATTGAATTTTATCGTGTTTAA
- a CDS encoding conserved protein of unknown function (Evidence 4 : Unknown function but conserved in other organisms), producing the protein MDMEDDKLILRPKQTKAERQVVVSCRMDEDLIARIDAAASRVNRSRNDIINTLCEYALEHVSFEEK; encoded by the coding sequence ATGGATATGGAAGATGACAAACTGATTTTACGCCCCAAGCAGACCAAGGCCGAGCGTCAGGTCGTGGTAAGCTGCCGTATGGACGAGGATTTAATCGCGCGGATAGACGCTGCCGCAAGTCGGGTGAACCGAAGCAGGAACGACATTATCAACACGCTCTGCGAATATGCGCTTGAGCACGTTTCCTTTGAAGAAAAATAG
- a CDS encoding protein of unknown function (Evidence 5 : Unknown function) — MGADDDLESIAARRTAEYEERLQQEQQEQEEAAEAERRYEEDIILYDNQDH, encoded by the coding sequence ATGGGTGCTGATGACGATTTAGAGAGCATAGCCGCCCGCAGGACGGCGGAGTATGAAGAAAGGCTGCAGCAGGAGCAGCAGGAGCAGGAAGAGGCCGCAGAGGCAGAGAGGCGTTACGAAGAGGATATCATCTTGTATGATAATCAAGATCACTGA
- a CDS encoding protein of unknown function (Evidence 5 : Unknown function), with translation MDRKSLNRVFEYMLLNYPIDLDYFDKIDNMIWEYVLDRQKINVPKISEQILTLKAKFTDEIILNKSITPMAVMLQERISQLKLLLDRKQNKNDTDDLTKLCFACSFDTSWLEEETKKSQLKKEVKAFV, from the coding sequence ATGGACAGAAAAAGTCTCAACCGAGTATTTGAATATATGCTGCTGAATTATCCGATCGATTTGGATTACTTTGATAAAATCGATAACATGATATGGGAATATGTCCTTGACAGGCAAAAAATAAATGTTCCTAAAATAAGCGAACAGATATTGACGTTAAAAGCAAAATTTACCGACGAAATCATTTTGAATAAATCGATCACTCCAATGGCGGTTATGTTGCAGGAAAGAATAAGTCAGCTAAAACTATTGCTTGACAGAAAGCAAAATAAGAATGATACGGACGACCTGACAAAGCTCTGTTTCGCTTGCTCATTCGATACTTCATGGTTGGAGGAAGAAACAAAAAAGTCTCAATTAAAGAAGGAAGTGAAAGCCTTTGTGTGA
- a CDS encoding conserved protein of unknown function (Evidence 4 : Unknown function but conserved in other organisms): MLILYGSAKIHLKHPTPDMKRNLVCLLQLSRDLYNASIMEISDSYKRFHALPSYDELTENLKSRKEYQAIGRKYSAVIIEALSNCKKYFRITQYRTDKSKQLLDKKNLNKIKPPCKSKIIFPVLLKNPEIENGFLLLPATNQTPVLKIRLPSAYAHHQIMRIHLHTSCNFRNWELIIEYPLQVIENPNLNVHKVLGIDLGVSNFCTCVTNAGDSFIVDGRRLKSIIQGYCKYEKKFHSHGKGTVRQASLQRKTAYRIRDYLNKSVKYIINYCINQHVHKIVVGWGIHFQTFELGHQNNQIFSYFPYAVFVKALKTKCHQNGILFLKTDESFTSQASAIDLDQIPAYVTPTEQRFSGHRRYRGLYITKDKIKINADINGAFNILRKCNAITDPDMIRLSSRGLAQPQRIHILSSETAPSFPNK, translated from the coding sequence ATGCTTATTTTATATGGCAGCGCAAAAATTCATCTGAAACACCCAACTCCCGATATGAAAAGAAATCTTGTATGCCTGCTGCAACTTTCCCGCGATCTCTACAATGCTTCTATCATGGAGATCAGTGATTCTTACAAACGCTTTCATGCGCTTCCTTCCTACGATGAATTGACGGAAAACCTGAAAAGCAGAAAAGAGTACCAAGCCATCGGTCGGAAATATTCCGCAGTTATCATTGAAGCCCTGTCAAACTGCAAAAAATATTTCAGAATCACTCAGTACAGAACCGATAAATCCAAACAACTTCTGGATAAAAAGAATTTGAATAAAATCAAACCGCCCTGTAAGAGTAAAATCATTTTCCCCGTCCTTCTCAAGAACCCTGAAATCGAAAATGGTTTCCTTCTTCTCCCCGCTACCAATCAAACACCCGTTTTGAAAATACGGCTCCCAAGTGCATACGCGCATCATCAGATTATGCGTATCCATCTGCATACATCTTGCAATTTCCGAAACTGGGAGTTAATTATTGAATATCCATTACAGGTCATTGAAAATCCGAATTTGAATGTACATAAAGTGTTGGGAATCGATTTGGGCGTTAGCAACTTTTGTACCTGCGTTACAAATGCTGGGGACAGTTTTATTGTGGACGGCAGGCGTTTAAAAAGTATCATTCAGGGATATTGTAAATACGAAAAAAAATTTCACAGTCATGGCAAGGGTACTGTAAGGCAGGCGTCATTACAGCGTAAAACGGCATATAGAATCAGAGACTATCTCAATAAATCCGTTAAATATATCATCAACTACTGCATCAATCAGCATGTTCACAAAATTGTCGTCGGCTGGGGAATTCATTTCCAAACATTTGAGCTTGGACATCAAAACAATCAAATATTTTCCTATTTTCCATACGCTGTATTTGTAAAAGCGCTGAAAACAAAATGCCATCAAAACGGAATCCTGTTTCTCAAAACCGACGAATCTTTTACCAGTCAGGCATCTGCCATTGACTTGGATCAAATACCAGCATACGTCACACCGACAGAACAGAGATTCAGCGGGCACAGGCGTTACAGAGGGTTATATATTACGAAAGATAAAATTAAAATCAATGCGGATATCAACGGCGCTTTCAATATTCTCAGAAAATGTAATGCCATAACGGATCCTGATATGATCCGTTTAAGCAGTAGAGGTCTGGCGCAACCACAGAGAATTCATATTCTAAGCTCTGAAACCGCGCCCAGCTTCCCAAATAAATAA
- a CDS encoding conserved protein of unknown function (Evidence 4 : Unknown function but conserved in other organisms), with amino-acid sequence MCNRITLKQAVEKFPDYILLEGNTESTIKAYSCDIKQFYSYMRAKYPNIVYIDSLKRNHISDYLLSILKKVKAKKCSCYTYDRKADSLIVFCKYIFENGYSSDNLLKSYKRKRMKNRYFADFKSDFQPYIFTEEELSKLINTIMDSNDQNKDRDLAIFMMLIQLGIRRSTLLEACWEDVSFEKKEMTLHHVKDQISTRVKITQELSDVLENYQFISGRKTGKIFISNEGNPLSKSAYNDVIRKYLKKIGAYQKGATGHSFRHTFITNAVRKNINAARIMRYTGHRDFSSLKPYLHLAPDDLNDVCVAVYSPLLVDALEKSKMRQRSMSKKI; translated from the coding sequence ATGTGCAACAGAATCACACTAAAGCAGGCGGTTGAAAAATTCCCTGATTATATATTATTGGAAGGAAACACAGAATCAACAATAAAAGCATATTCTTGCGATATAAAGCAATTTTACAGTTATATGCGCGCGAAGTATCCCAACATTGTTTATATAGACAGCTTAAAAAGAAATCATATTTCCGACTATTTACTGAGTATATTAAAAAAGGTAAAAGCTAAAAAATGCAGTTGTTACACTTATGATAGAAAAGCGGATTCCCTGATCGTCTTTTGTAAATATATATTTGAAAATGGATATTCGTCCGACAACCTTTTAAAATCATATAAACGGAAAAGAATGAAGAATCGCTATTTTGCCGATTTCAAGAGCGATTTTCAGCCTTACATTTTTACAGAAGAAGAACTGTCAAAGCTCATAAACACGATTATGGACAGCAACGATCAAAACAAAGACCGTGACTTGGCCATTTTTATGATGCTGATTCAACTTGGTATCAGACGAAGCACCTTGCTGGAGGCCTGTTGGGAAGATGTCAGTTTTGAGAAAAAAGAAATGACCCTGCATCATGTAAAAGACCAAATTTCGACAAGGGTTAAAATCACGCAGGAGCTTTCCGATGTGTTGGAAAATTATCAATTTATTTCGGGCAGGAAAACGGGGAAAATCTTCATCAGTAATGAAGGAAATCCCCTGTCGAAAAGCGCGTACAACGACGTGATCAGGAAGTATCTCAAAAAAATCGGCGCTTATCAAAAAGGAGCGACAGGGCACTCTTTCAGGCATACGTTTATCACCAATGCCGTCAGAAAAAATATTAATGCCGCTCGAATTATGCGTTATACGGGGCATCGGGATTTCAGTTCATTAAAACCATATCTACATCTTGCTCCCGATGATTTAAACGATGTCTGCGTCGCGGTCTATTCGCCGTTATTAGTTGACGCACTCGAAAAATCCAAAATGCGGCAGCGTTCCATGTCTAAAAAAATTTGA
- a CDS encoding conserved protein of unknown function (Evidence 4 : Unknown function but conserved in other organisms) yields MYDCRTEERHMLKRFYIQQYEDVFYVILFGLAGAVHMQQLNRWLNQNSARYHRVFRSIVRRWVDLELVHKIKISRNYIIYPRGAVYNYFGLCFNGLSTSSRLKQSALLMEKYLDDEQCYRYSPKWLRSRIQKTSAISFLPNGQAHLNVVNHYIQALTPCHWDLTGLNYEAETMRRHVERSISKNHLHRVKNHIANERNLYRYACKNFYISGAKIIANNDTTVFRVYVDYLYTTYIEMDLLIRRIADAYSFFSELLYDANNSSHKAEIILTIYSHQKRDRVFEHKILKRLKQNSEFRTMTEERLKELIRFRFFNSEEKLFSGFPVKDII; encoded by the coding sequence ATGTACGATTGCAGAACCGAGGAACGTCATATGCTGAAACGCTTTTATATCCAGCAGTATGAAGATGTCTTTTATGTGATTCTATTCGGTTTGGCGGGCGCTGTCCACATGCAGCAACTGAACAGGTGGCTGAATCAGAACAGCGCCCGCTACCATCGAGTATTCCGCTCCATCGTCAGGCGCTGGGTGGATTTGGAGTTGGTTCATAAAATTAAAATTTCACGCAATTATATCATTTACCCGCGAGGCGCCGTATACAACTATTTCGGTTTATGTTTCAACGGGCTGTCAACCAGCAGCAGGCTCAAACAGTCGGCGCTTTTAATGGAAAAATACCTCGACGATGAGCAATGTTACAGATACTCCCCAAAGTGGCTGAGAAGCCGAATACAAAAGACGAGTGCCATTTCCTTTTTGCCGAACGGGCAGGCGCATTTAAACGTTGTAAACCACTATATTCAAGCTCTGACCCCCTGCCACTGGGATTTAACAGGTTTAAATTACGAAGCGGAAACCATGAGGCGGCATGTCGAACGTTCCATCTCAAAAAATCATTTGCATCGTGTCAAGAACCACATTGCAAATGAAAGAAACCTATATCGCTACGCCTGCAAAAACTTCTATATCTCAGGCGCTAAGATCATCGCCAATAACGATACAACTGTTTTCAGGGTTTATGTCGATTATCTCTATACCACTTATATCGAAATGGATTTACTGATCAGGAGGATTGCGGACGCCTATTCATTTTTCAGCGAACTTTTATATGATGCCAACAACAGCAGTCATAAGGCGGAAATCATTCTGACGATTTATTCCCACCAAAAACGGGATCGCGTTTTTGAGCATAAAATATTAAAAAGGCTAAAACAAAATTCGGAATTCCGCACAATGACGGAAGAGCGGCTAAAAGAATTGATTCGCTTTCGCTTTTTTAATTCAGAAGAGAAGCTGTTTTCAGGCTTTCCAGTGAAGGATATTATTTAA